The following proteins are co-located in the Onychomys torridus chromosome 6, mOncTor1.1, whole genome shotgun sequence genome:
- the Kcna2 gene encoding potassium voltage-gated channel subfamily A member 2 gives MTVATGDPVDEAAALPGHPQDTYDPEADHECCERVVINISGLRFETQLKTLAQFPETLLGDPKKRMRYFDPLRNEYFFDRNRPSFDAILYYYQSGGRLRRPVNVPLDIFSEEIRFYELGEEAMEMFREDEGYIKEEERPLPENEFQRQVWLLFEYPESSGPARIIAIVSVMVILISIVSFCLETLPIFRDENEDMHGGGVTFHTYSNSTIGYQQSTSFTDPFFIVETLCIIWFSFEFLVRFFACPSKAGFFTNIMNIIDIVAIIPYFITLGTELAEKPEDAQQGQQAMSLAILRVIRLVRVFRIFKLSRHSKGLQILGQTLKASMRELGLLIFFLFIGVILFSSAVYFAEADERDSQFPSIPDAFWWAVVSMTTVGYGDMVPTTIGGKIVGSLCAIAGVLTIALPVPVIVSNFNYFYHRETEGEEQAQYLQVTSCPKIPSSPDLKKSRSASTISKSDYMEIQEGVNNSNEDFREENLKTANCTLANTNYVNITKMLTDV, from the coding sequence ATGACAGTGGCTACTGGAGACCCAGTGGATGAGGCTGCTGCCCTCCCTGGGCACCCACAGGACACCTATGACCCAGAGGCAGACCACGAGTGCTGTGAGAGGGTGGTGATCAACATCTCAGGCCTGAGGTTTGAGACTCAGCTAAAGACCTTAGCCCAGTTTCCAGAGACCCTTTTAGGGGACCCCAAGAAGCGGATGAGGTACTTCGATCCCCTGCGAAATGAGTACTTTTTTGATCGCAACCGGCCTAGCTTTGATGCCATTTTGTACTACTACCAGTCTGGAGGCAGGTTGAGGCGACCTGTGAATGTGCCCTTAGATATATTCTCTGAAGAAATCCGGTTTTATGAGCTAGGAGAAGAAGCAATGGAGATGTTTCGGGAGGATGAAGGCTACATCAAGGAAGAAGAGCGTCCTCTGCCCGAAAATGAGTTTCAGAGACAGGTGTGGCTTCTCTTTGAataccctgagagctcagggcctgCCAGGATTATAGCCATTGTATCCGTCATGGTCATTCTGATCTCAATCGTCAGCTTCTGTCTGGAAACCTTGCCCATCTTCCGGGATGAGAATGAGGACATGCACGGTGGTGGGGTGACcttccacacctactccaacagcaCCATCGGGTACCAGCAGTCCACCTCCTTCACCGACCCTTTCTTCATTGTAGAGACTCTCTGCATCATCTGGTTCTCCTTTGAGTTTCTGGTGAGATTCTTTGCCTGTCCCAGCAAAGCTGGCTTCTTCACCAACATTATGAACATCATTGACATTGTGGCTATCATCCCTTACTTTATAACCCTGGGGACAGAGTTAGCTGAGAAGCCAGAGGATGCCCAGCAAGGCCAGCAGGCCATGTCATTGGCCATTCTCCGTGTCATCCGGTTGGTAAGAGTCTTTAGGATTTTCAAGTTGTCCAGACACTCCAAAGGTCTGCAGATTCTAGGTCAGACCCTCAAAGCCAGCATGAGGGAATTGGGCCTCTTGATATTCTTCCTCTTCATTGGGGTCATCCTCTTCTCTAGTGCTGTCTATTTTGCAGAAGCTGATGAGAGAGATTCCCAATTCCCCAGCATCCCGGATGCTTTCTGGTGGGCAGTCGTCTCCATGACAACTGTAGGCTATGGAGACATGGTTCCAACTACCATTGGGGGAAAGATAGTGGGTTCCCTGTGTGCGATTGCAGGTGTATTAACCATTGCCTTGCCAGTCCCTGTCATAGTGTCTAATTTCAACTACTTCTACCAtcgggagacagagggagaggagcAGGCCCAGTACTTGCAAGTGACAAGCTGTCCAAAGATCCCGTCCTCCCCTGACCTAAAGAAAAGTAGAAGTGCCTCTACCATAAGTAAGTCTGATTATATGGAGATACAGGAGGGAGTAAACAACAGTAATGAGGACTTTAGAGAGGAGAACCTAAAAACAGCCAACTGTACACTGGCTAACACAAACTATGTGAATATTACCAAAATGCTAACTGATGTCTGA